In Helicobacter pylori Shi112, the genomic window TGTTTCTTTCCCTCCGTTCCCGCATGCTAGAGTTACGCTATCCATTTTTATCCTTTTTTGATGATTGTAGGGTTGAAATACGCCATTAAGGCTTGACCGATAGGGATACTGCTATCGTTAGGGGGGAAATGCTTGTGGAAAAAATACTGCCTTTTTAGCCCCCTCAATCGTTTGGCTAATTGTTCGCATAATAATTGGTTGCAAAACACGCCCCCACTGCACACCACCACATGCTCTTTAAAAGGCGCAATCAAAGCGGTAATGATTTCTACTAGGCTGTTAAAAAATTTCTTAGCGATGCGTTCGGGTTCTAAAACGCCCAAATCCTTTTCAAACGCTTGATAAAAATCTTTTAAACACACCACGCTGTTTTTGATTTTAAAAGGGTAAAAAGCGATCTCATCGCTTTGTAAGGCTAGATTTTCTAAAACCTGCCCGCTCTCTGCTTCAAAGCTAATCGTTCCTACTAAATCCAAACTAAACGCTACTATATCAAACAAACGCCCTATGGAATTGGTGGCTATGCTTTGAATTCCTCTGTCATGCATTTGCTGAAAAATTTCCAATTCGTCTTCTTTAAAATGTTTTTGAACGCGCTTTAAAAGCTTGTTGAGTTGGTGTTTTAAAGCGATTTCTAAAACCAGGCGTTTAGGCTCTTTGATCGCTTTTTCCCCCCCTAAAAGCAGAAATTCTTCAAACCTGGCGGTTTCTTCAATGCGTTCAAAATCCCCCACAAAACACTCCGCCCCATAAATCTTATTTTCATAAGCCCCACTCCCATCCCAGACAATGCCTATAAAAGGATGATTTAAATGCGGGTCTTGTAATAATGCGTCTAAAATGCTCGCTAAAAAGTGGGCATGGTGGTGCTGGACTTGTAATAAGGGCGTATTAAAACCACAAGCCATTTGAGTGGTGGTGTAGTTTTGATGCTTATCGCAAACTAAGATGGTGGGTTTAAAATCATAGGTTTTTAAGAAAAAATTCAAAGTTTCTTTAAAGTGTTTTTCATTTTCTAAAACGCTCAAATCCCCACAAAAAGGCGAGAGTAAAAGGATGGAAGTTTCACTATCTAATAAGCTAAAATGCCCTTTTTGCTCCGCTCCAAGCGCTAAAATCTTTTTTTGCGAATCATTAGAGCGTTTAGGCAAAGTGAGATAAAGTGGGGCAAACCCCCTAGCCAAACGCATGGGGCGAATCGCATTATCCACATGCTGTGCGATACTATCATCAATCCTGTGGATGATGGCACGATTGTGCGTGAGTTTAAAATCAAAAATGAAACTCAAGGAATCAATCTCAGCCTCATCGCTCGCTAAAGGGAGGGAGCTGAAATTCGCGCTCGTGAATATAATGGGGAAGTCCAATAAATCCAGCAATAAAGCATGCAAAGGGGTATAGGGTAAGATGACGCCATAAAAGGGGGAGTTTTTAGCGATATTAGGGGCTAATTGCGTGTCAGGTTTTTTACGCGCTAAAAGAATGGGGGCGCTTGTGGAATTTAAGCTTTCGCATTCTAATACGCTCAAAAACGCATGCTGTTTGGCTGTGTTCAAATCTTTAAACATGAGCGCGAAAGGTTTTAGGGGGCGGTTTTTTAAAAGCCGTAATCTTTCTATGGTTTGAAAATTCCTCGCATCGCACAAGAGAGCAAAGCCTCCCAAACCTTTAAGAGCGATGATTTTACCTTTTTGAATGTCTTTAGCGCATTCTAAAAGAGCGTCATCATTTTTGAATCGCTTGTAACTGAGCGTAATACCGCACTTTTTGCAGCTGATGCCTTGAATGTGGAAGCGTTTGTTATTGGCGTCTTTATAAACGAATGCGCAAAACTCACAGAGTTTGAAAGGCTTTAGGGCGGAGTTTTCTCTGTCATAGGGCAAAGCGTTTAAAAGGCTGTATCTCGCCCCGCATTTCGCGCAAGAATTGAAAGCGTAATGGAAATAGGGGGAGTTTTTATCTCTAATTTCGCGCAAGCAATCTTCACACACGCCTAAATCTTTAGGGATTTGACTGAGCAAATTCAAGGGGTGGTTCTTGCTTTCTAAAATCCTAAAACCATTGGATTTGAGCGTTTTATCATAAGGGCTAATAATGATCTTTTCAACCAACGCTAAAGGGGGCAACCCTTTTTTTAGGGCGTTTAAAAAAGACTCTGTTTTATGAGCGGGTAAGACGATTTCTAAAG contains:
- the hypF gene encoding carbamoyltransferase HypF, translating into MNKITLFGVVQGVGMRPFIYTLAQKLELVGFVRNTQAALEIVLPAHKTESFLNALKKGLPPLALVEKIIISPYDKTLKSNGFRILESKNHPLNLLSQIPKDLGVCEDCLREIRDKNSPYFHYAFNSCAKCGARYSLLNALPYDRENSALKPFKLCEFCAFVYKDANNKRFHIQGISCKKCGITLSYKRFKNDDALLECAKDIQKGKIIALKGLGGFALLCDARNFQTIERLRLLKNRPLKPFALMFKDLNTAKQHAFLSVLECESLNSTSAPILLARKKPDTQLAPNIAKNSPFYGVILPYTPLHALLLDLLDFPIIFTSANFSSLPLASDEAEIDSLSFIFDFKLTHNRAIIHRIDDSIAQHVDNAIRPMRLARGFAPLYLTLPKRSNDSQKKILALGAEQKGHFSLLDSETSILLLSPFCGDLSVLENEKHFKETLNFFLKTYDFKPTILVCDKHQNYTTTQMACGFNTPLLQVQHHHAHFLASILDALLQDPHLNHPFIGIVWDGSGAYENKIYGAECFVGDFERIEETARFEEFLLLGGEKAIKEPKRLVLEIALKHQLNKLLKRVQKHFKEDELEIFQQMHDRGIQSIATNSIGRLFDIVAFSLDLVGTISFEAESGQVLENLALQSDEIAFYPFKIKNSVVCLKDFYQAFEKDLGVLEPERIAKKFFNSLVEIITALIAPFKEHVVVCSGGVFCNQLLCEQLAKRLRGLKRQYFFHKHFPPNDSSIPIGQALMAYFNPTIIKKG